A window of the Carassius gibelio isolate Cgi1373 ecotype wild population from Czech Republic chromosome B16, carGib1.2-hapl.c, whole genome shotgun sequence genome harbors these coding sequences:
- the syt11b gene encoding synaptotagmin-11b, which yields MAEITEIGAAYDMSPVLAGFIGAGVLVVAIIALIFVWTCCQKHYNRTNYKLHGIQSEQSDPLTDPPYRFIHMLKGMSIYPDTLTSSKRIIRVARQARSQTTDGAQSNKGRPVVLVDMDSAAESGLLGEKQMQMRLGESGHEVPKLERELPVHADYSCLDSSSASSSQTSSTTVSSTATPFTPAEEPSRGDLSIAIDYNFPKKALVVTILEARGLPAVEGHAGSADPYVKMTILPEKKHRVKTRVLRKTLEPAFDETFTFYGVPYSSLSDLTLHFLVLSFDRFSRDDVIGEAMVPLAGVDPSTGQVHITQQITKRSMQCVSHGELLVSLSYQPVSHRLSVVVLKAKHLPTLDITGLSGNPYVKLNVFYGHKRIAKKKTHVKKCTLNPVFNESFIYDVPAELLPDISIEFLVMDFDRTTKNQALGRLVLGANSPCPSGAAHWQEVCQNPRRQISKWHTLNEY from the exons aTATGTCCCCAGTGCTGGCGGGGTTTATCGGTGCCGGTGTGTTGGTCGTTGCAATCATTGCATTAATCTTTGTGTGGACTTGCTGTCAGAAACATTACAACAGGACGAACTACAAGCTCCATGGAATCCAATCGGAACAAAGTGATCCTCTCACAGACCCACCGTACAGGTTTATTCACATGCTGAAAGGAATGAGCATCTACCCCGACACGCTTACCAGCAGCAAGAGGATCATACGAGTGGCACGCCAGGCCAGATCCCAGACCACCGACGGGGCTCAAAGCAACAAGGGCCGCCCAGTGGTGCTGGTAGATATGGATTCGGCAGCAGAAAGCGGCCTGCTGGGAGAGAAACAAATGCAAATGAGGCTTGGGGAAAGTGGCCATGAGGTTCCCAAGCTGGAGAGGGAACTTCCTGTGCATGCGGATTACTCCTGTCTGGACAGCAGCTCTGCCAGCAGCAGTCAGACCTCCAGTACTACAGTTTCCAGCACAGCTACACCCTTCACCCCTGCAGAAGAGCCCAGCCGAGGAGATCTCAGCATCGCAATCGATTATAACTTCCCTAAAAAGGCCTTGGTGGTCACCATTCTGGAGGCTCGGGGGTTACCGGCCGTAGAAGGCCATGCGGGCAGTGCCGACCCCTATGTGAAGATGACCATTCTCCCCGAAAAGAAACATCGTGTTAAGACTCGGGTCCTGAGGAAGACTCTGGAACCTGCGTTTGATGAGACCTTCACATTTTATGGCGTGCCGTACAGCTCCCTGTCGGATCTCACTCTGCACTTCCTGGTGCTGAGCTTTGACCGGTTCTCACGAGACGATGTGATCGGGGAGGCGATGGTTCCACTGGCAGGTGTGGACCCGAGTACAGGCCAAGTTCATATTACGCAACAGATCACAAAGAGAAGTATGCAG TGTGTGAGCCATGGAGAGCTGCTGGTCTCTCTTTCCTATCAACCTGTTTCTCACAGACTGAGTGTGGTGGTGTTAAAAGCAAAACACCTTCCGACACTGGACATCACTGGCCTATCTGGAA ATCCGTATGTGAAGTTGAATGTGTTCTACGGCCACAAGCGCATTGCGAAGAAGAAAACGCATGTGAAGAAATGCACACTCAATCCAGTCTTTAACGAATCCTTCATCTATGACGTGCCGGCTGAGTTGCTCCCAGACATCTCTATTGAGTTCCTAGTCATGGACTTTGACCGCACTACTAAAAACCAGGCCTTGGGACGCCTGGTACTCGGCGCAAACAGCCCCTGCCCCTCGGGAGCAGCCCACTGGCAGGAGGTCTGCCAAAACCCAAGGCGCCAAATCTCAAAGTGGCACACGCTCAACGAATATTAG